Proteins encoded by one window of Castor canadensis chromosome 2, mCasCan1.hap1v2, whole genome shotgun sequence:
- the Mpzl2 gene encoding myelin protein zero-like protein 2 — protein MYGKSPMCVLLLLGFQLTVIWSTAAVEIYTPGTLDAVNGTDVRLKCTFSSFAPVGDALTVTWNFRPQDGGPEQFVFYYHVDPFKPMSGRFKDRVVWDGNPDRYDASIMLWKLQFDDNGTYTCQVKNPPDVDGVIGAIRLSVVHTVPFSEMYFLALAIGSSCALMVIIVIAVVLFQHFRKKRWAERAHKVMEIKLKEEEKLDQENKVSVFLEDTD, from the exons ATGTATGGCAAGAGTCCCATGTGTGTGCTGCTTCTCCTTGGCTTCCAGCTGACAG TAATTTGGTCTACAGCAGCTGTGGAAATTTACACCCCTGGGACACTGGATGCTGTCAATGGCACAGATGTTCGGTTAAAATGCACTTTCTCCAGCTTTGCCCCTGTGGGTGATGCACTCACAGTGACTTGGAATTTCCGCCCTCAGGACGGGGGACCTGAGCAATTT GTATTCTACTATCATGTGGACCCCTTCAAACCCATGAGTGGGCGGTTCAAGGACCGGGTGGTCTGGGACGGGAATCCTGATCGGTATGATGCCTCTATCATGCTCTGGAAGCTGCAGTTTGATGACAATGGGACATACACCTGTCAGGTGAAGAACCCACCTGATGTTGATGGGGTGATAGGGGCCATCCGGCTCAGCGTGGTGCACACTG TGCCCTTCTCTGAGATGTACTTCCTGGCTCTGGCCATTGGCTCTTCCTGTGCACTGATGGTCATTATAGTCATCGCTGTGGTCCTCTTCCAGCATTTCCGGAAAAAGCGATGGGCTGAGAGAGCCCATAAAGTGATGGAGATAAAATT aaaagaagaggaaaagcttGACCAAGAAAACAAGGTCTCTGTGTTTTTAGAAGACACAGACTAA